Proteins from a genomic interval of Bradyrhizobium sp. CCGB01:
- a CDS encoding amidohydrolase family protein, whose translation MSGLVISGGRVVDPASGMDAVGDVAVVDGKIAAVGSSLGGAERVIDATGLVVAPGFIDLHAHGQSIPADRMQAFDGVTTTLDLEAGVLPVGSWYERQARKGRVLNYGAATNWAFARIGAMTGSNAESSLEAFGNAMRDRRWMDNVASDSEVAGILERLTRGLNEGGIGIGILNAYAPGAGVQELTAVCQLAARQDVPTFTHVAYMSRVDPESAAEAYIRLIGYAGATGAHMHICHFNSSSKTDIERCRVLVEKAQAQGLPITVEAYPYGTGSTVLAAAFFSDPQFVERNGTGYDSVQRVTDGHRFRDREELLKAQADEPSSLVLWHILDTENNAHHRDLLDMSVLYPGGAIASDAMPWTTSDGKTYTGDAWPLPDDATSHPRSAGCFTKFIREWVRERKTVSLLEGVRKCALIPAEILSQSTPAMRAKGRLAKDADADIVVFDYEKLSDRATFTAMNRPSDGVRHLIVSGQPLIADGVLDVAARPGRPVRRHVVEG comes from the coding sequence ATGAGCGGCTTGGTGATCTCTGGCGGCCGGGTGGTCGATCCCGCGAGCGGCATGGATGCCGTTGGCGATGTGGCGGTGGTGGACGGCAAGATCGCCGCGGTCGGTTCCTCGCTCGGCGGCGCCGAGCGGGTGATCGACGCGACCGGGCTCGTGGTTGCGCCCGGCTTCATCGATCTGCATGCGCATGGCCAGTCGATCCCGGCGGACCGCATGCAGGCCTTCGACGGCGTGACGACGACGCTCGATCTCGAAGCCGGCGTGCTGCCGGTCGGGTCCTGGTACGAGCGCCAGGCGAGGAAAGGCCGCGTGCTGAACTACGGCGCCGCCACCAACTGGGCCTTTGCGCGCATCGGCGCGATGACGGGCTCCAATGCCGAGAGCTCGCTGGAAGCGTTCGGCAACGCCATGCGCGATCGCCGCTGGATGGACAATGTCGCGAGCGACTCGGAAGTCGCCGGCATCCTCGAGCGCCTCACGCGCGGCCTGAACGAGGGCGGCATCGGCATCGGTATCTTGAACGCGTACGCGCCGGGCGCCGGCGTGCAGGAGCTCACCGCGGTCTGCCAGCTTGCCGCGAGGCAGGACGTGCCGACCTTCACCCATGTCGCCTACATGTCGCGCGTCGACCCCGAGAGCGCGGCGGAGGCCTATATCCGCCTGATCGGCTATGCCGGCGCCACCGGCGCGCACATGCACATCTGCCATTTCAACTCGTCGAGCAAGACCGACATCGAGCGATGCCGCGTGCTGGTCGAGAAGGCGCAGGCGCAGGGCCTGCCCATCACGGTCGAGGCCTACCCTTACGGCACCGGCTCGACCGTGCTGGCCGCCGCCTTCTTCAGCGATCCCCAGTTCGTCGAGCGCAACGGCACCGGCTACGATTCGGTGCAGCGCGTCACCGACGGCCACCGCTTTCGCGACCGCGAGGAGCTGCTCAAGGCGCAGGCCGACGAGCCGTCCTCGCTGGTGCTCTGGCACATCCTCGACACCGAGAACAATGCGCATCACCGCGATCTGCTCGACATGTCGGTGCTGTATCCCGGCGGCGCGATTGCCTCCGACGCGATGCCGTGGACGACGTCGGACGGCAAGACCTATACCGGCGATGCCTGGCCGCTGCCGGACGATGCCACCTCGCATCCGCGCTCGGCCGGCTGCTTCACGAAGTTCATCCGCGAATGGGTGCGCGAGCGCAAGACCGTGTCGCTGCTGGAAGGCGTGCGGAAATGCGCGCTGATCCCGGCGGAAATCCTGTCGCAGAGCACGCCCGCGATGCGCGCCAAGGGCAGGCTTGCGAAGGACGCCGATGCCGACATCGTCGTCTTCGACTATGAGAAGCTCAGCGACCGCGCGACCTTCACGGCAATGAACCGTCCCTCGGACGGCGTGCGGCACCTCATCGTCAGCGGCCAGCCGCTGATCGCCGACGGTGTGCTGGATGTCGCGGCGCGGCCCGGCCGCCCCGTGCGTCGTCACGTCGTCGAGGGCTGA
- a CDS encoding AraC family transcriptional regulator, whose translation MDWLSQLFEMMPVRGRLDLRCAYGAPWRIDQGPGQPNEIPYHAVLAGSATLDDPAGGPPLQLRTGDILLLPSNPRHVMHDGGGATPLPARNRAALNFTISENPGSGERLDLLCGHFAIASPHDRLLRSYLPPRLVVHVDADDGGAAGQLAGLVALMRRESSDDRLGGRAMLNALSSAMFALVLRLASLTDNAPRGLLALAGHPRLAPAVAALFNEPARAWSLPELARLCGMSRATLARQFQERLGRSAADLLTDIRMALAANELRTSSLSTGAVAEAVGYQSEAAFQRAFKSHMGITPAQWRKMQGPSGRDAFAGPLADPARPLQ comes from the coding sequence ATGGATTGGTTGAGCCAGCTTTTCGAGATGATGCCCGTGCGCGGGCGGCTCGACCTGCGCTGCGCCTACGGTGCGCCCTGGCGCATCGATCAGGGGCCGGGCCAGCCGAATGAAATTCCCTATCACGCCGTTCTCGCGGGCTCAGCGACACTGGACGATCCGGCAGGAGGCCCGCCGTTGCAGCTCAGGACCGGTGACATCCTGCTGCTTCCCAGCAATCCCCGACACGTCATGCATGACGGCGGCGGGGCCACGCCGCTGCCGGCGCGCAATCGCGCGGCTCTCAATTTCACGATCAGTGAAAATCCGGGCTCGGGCGAACGGCTCGATCTGCTGTGCGGACACTTTGCCATCGCATCGCCGCACGACCGCTTGCTGCGCAGCTATCTGCCGCCGCGCCTCGTCGTGCATGTCGACGCCGACGACGGAGGCGCGGCGGGGCAACTTGCCGGCCTCGTCGCCTTGATGCGCCGGGAGTCCTCAGACGATCGCCTCGGCGGCCGCGCGATGTTGAACGCGCTGTCGAGCGCGATGTTCGCGCTGGTGTTGCGGCTCGCCAGCCTCACGGACAACGCGCCACGCGGCCTGCTTGCTCTGGCCGGTCATCCGCGCCTCGCGCCGGCGGTGGCGGCTCTGTTCAACGAGCCGGCGCGTGCATGGTCGCTGCCGGAGCTGGCGCGCCTGTGCGGCATGTCGCGAGCCACGCTCGCGCGGCAATTCCAGGAGAGGCTCGGGCGCTCGGCCGCCGATCTCCTGACCGACATCCGGATGGCGCTCGCGGCGAACGAGTTGAGGACATCGTCGCTTTCGACCGGCGCCGTAGCTGAAGCCGTCGGATATCAATCCGAAGCGGCGTTCCAGCGCGCCTTCAAGAGCCACATGGGCATCACGCCGGCGCAGTGGCGGAAAATGCAGGGGCCGTCCGGCCGCGATGCCTTCGCGGGGCCTTTGGCTGATCCAGCTCGGCCGCTCCAGTGA
- a CDS encoding carboxymuconolactone decarboxylase family protein, with product MSRLPVPPLESATGATAAVYGQIKKAIGSVPNTFAAIGAHGPDALKAILLADSVLASGSLSKRDQETIKLVISEVAGCDYCVAAHSLLGKLAGLRPEQLKQIREHQPTGDDKRDALIRFVRQLAQSSGTVSAEDFAAIKAAGYTDAQLVEISLAFATTVFTNVFNRINDTEIDFPAIA from the coding sequence ATGTCCCGTCTTCCCGTCCCCCCTCTCGAATCCGCAACCGGCGCGACCGCTGCTGTCTATGGCCAGATCAAGAAGGCGATCGGCAGCGTGCCCAACACCTTTGCCGCGATCGGCGCCCATGGGCCGGATGCGCTCAAGGCCATTCTGCTCGCCGACAGCGTTCTCGCTTCGGGTTCGCTGTCGAAGCGTGACCAGGAAACCATCAAGCTCGTCATCTCCGAAGTCGCCGGCTGCGACTACTGCGTCGCCGCGCACAGCCTGCTTGGCAAGCTCGCGGGCCTGAGGCCCGAACAGTTGAAGCAGATCCGGGAGCATCAGCCGACCGGCGATGACAAGCGCGATGCGCTGATCCGCTTCGTCCGCCAGCTCGCGCAGTCCAGCGGCACCGTCAGCGCCGAGGATTTCGCCGCGATCAAGGCTGCCGGCTACACCGACGCGCAGCTCGTCGAGATCAGCCTGGCCTTCGCGACCACCGTCTTCACCAACGTGTTCAACCGCATCAACGACACCGAGATCGACTTCCCCGCGATCGCGTGA
- a CDS encoding YkgB family protein: protein MTSTTQNPFVRALQKSGLLTEDLDYHALRASMVIMFLFFSYQKWFPYEFERLEPFISNGPLIWWLYPVFGHAGASYFLGTSEFTFGTLLLAGFWDKRLGILGALGSTGTFIATVTIIPFMPEGWDVAAGGFPAMTGNVPFLMKDVVLLAVSFYLLRQDVVRLIRQ from the coding sequence ATGACCAGCACCACGCAAAATCCGTTTGTCCGCGCGCTGCAGAAATCCGGCCTGCTCACGGAGGATCTCGACTACCACGCCCTCCGCGCCTCGATGGTGATCATGTTTCTGTTCTTCAGTTACCAGAAGTGGTTCCCGTACGAATTCGAGCGACTGGAGCCGTTCATCAGCAACGGCCCGCTGATCTGGTGGCTCTATCCCGTCTTCGGCCACGCCGGCGCCAGCTACTTCCTCGGCACTTCGGAGTTCACGTTCGGGACGCTGCTGCTCGCCGGCTTCTGGGACAAGCGGCTCGGCATTCTCGGCGCCCTCGGCTCGACCGGCACCTTCATCGCAACGGTCACGATCATTCCGTTCATGCCGGAGGGCTGGGACGTCGCGGCGGGAGGATTCCCCGCGATGACCGGCAACGTGCCCTTCCTGATGAAGGACGTCGTTCTGCTGGCGGTGTCGTTCTATCTGCTGAGGCAGGACGTGGTTCGGCTGATCCGGCAATAG
- a CDS encoding RluA family pseudouridine synthase, translating into MENVGSARRLEVVVGGDEGSVRLDRVLAAHLTDLSRSRLKALILAGAVSLKAAAVRDPAYHVASGDTITIDVPEAAPPEPKGEDIALDIVFEDDDIVVLNKPKGLVVHPAAGHETGTLVNALIAHCGGSLSGIGGVRRPGIVHRLDKDTTGLMVVAKNDLAHASLTAQFADHGRTGAMRRGYMAFAWGLPGRHRGTVDAPIDRHPHAREKMAVRQGGREAVTHWELLESFAGRDGKPIASLLACELETGRTHQIRVHLAHIGHPLMGDAVYGPHFKTKANQLGPESQGVLTALGRQALHAYLLVLEHPRTGELLHWEAPLPEDLLLLQGALQAAQ; encoded by the coding sequence ATGGAAAATGTTGGCTCAGCGCGAAGGTTGGAGGTCGTGGTCGGCGGCGACGAGGGCTCGGTCCGGCTCGACCGCGTGCTGGCGGCGCACCTCACCGACCTGTCGCGATCGCGGCTGAAAGCCCTGATCCTGGCGGGCGCGGTCAGCCTCAAGGCCGCCGCGGTCCGCGACCCCGCTTATCACGTCGCATCCGGCGATACGATCACAATCGACGTGCCGGAAGCGGCCCCGCCGGAGCCCAAGGGCGAGGATATCGCCCTCGATATCGTGTTCGAGGACGACGACATCGTGGTCCTCAACAAGCCCAAGGGCCTCGTCGTGCACCCCGCGGCCGGCCACGAGACCGGCACGCTGGTGAATGCGCTGATCGCCCATTGCGGCGGCTCGCTGTCCGGCATCGGAGGGGTGCGCCGGCCCGGGATCGTGCACCGGCTCGACAAGGACACGACAGGGCTGATGGTGGTCGCCAAGAACGACCTCGCCCATGCCTCGCTCACCGCGCAATTCGCCGACCACGGCCGCACGGGCGCGATGCGCCGCGGCTACATGGCGTTCGCCTGGGGGCTGCCCGGACGCCATCGCGGCACCGTCGACGCGCCGATCGACCGCCATCCGCATGCGCGCGAGAAGATGGCGGTGCGCCAGGGCGGCCGCGAGGCGGTGACGCATTGGGAGCTTCTGGAGAGTTTTGCGGGACGTGACGGCAAGCCGATCGCCTCCCTGCTCGCCTGCGAGCTCGAGACCGGACGTACTCACCAGATCCGCGTCCACCTCGCCCATATCGGCCATCCCCTGATGGGCGACGCGGTCTATGGACCGCACTTCAAGACCAAGGCGAACCAGCTTGGCCCAGAATCCCAGGGCGTCCTGACCGCGCTCGGACGGCAGGCCCTGCATGCTTATTTGCTGGTATTGGAGCACCCGAGGACCGGGGAATTACTCCACTGGGAAGCACCTTTGCCGGAGGATTTGCTTCTCCTCCAGGGCGCGCTGCAAGCGGCGCAATGA
- the rpoH gene encoding RNA polymerase sigma factor RpoH has protein sequence MARTAALPVLNGESGLSRYLAEIRKFPMLEPQQEYMLAKRWREHDDRDAAHQLVTSHLRLVAKIAMGYRGYGLPISEVVSEGNVGLMQAVKRFEPEKGFRLATYAMWWIKASIQEYILRSWSLVKMGTTANQKKLFFNLRKAKSKINALDEGDLRPDQVKIIAKRLGVTDQDVIDMNRRLGGDASLNAPIRDDGEAGEWQDWLVDNTPNQEAMLAEHEEYDHRRDALNGAMGVLNPRERRIFEARRLADEPMTLEDLAAEFGVSRERVRQIEVRAFEKVQAAVKGTIAQAEQAALEAAH, from the coding sequence ATGGCCCGTACCGCTGCTCTGCCGGTCCTCAATGGAGAATCCGGCTTATCCCGTTACCTCGCCGAGATCCGCAAGTTCCCGATGCTGGAACCCCAGCAGGAATACATGCTCGCCAAGCGTTGGCGTGAGCATGACGATCGCGACGCGGCACATCAACTCGTCACCAGCCATCTCCGCCTCGTGGCCAAGATCGCCATGGGCTATCGCGGCTACGGCCTGCCGATCTCCGAGGTCGTCTCGGAAGGCAATGTCGGCCTCATGCAGGCGGTGAAGCGTTTCGAACCCGAAAAGGGGTTCCGTCTCGCCACCTACGCGATGTGGTGGATCAAGGCGTCGATTCAAGAGTACATCCTGCGTTCCTGGTCGCTCGTGAAGATGGGCACCACCGCGAACCAGAAGAAGCTGTTCTTCAACCTGCGCAAGGCGAAGAGCAAGATCAACGCGCTGGACGAGGGCGATCTCCGCCCCGACCAGGTGAAGATCATTGCCAAGCGCCTCGGCGTCACGGATCAGGACGTGATCGACATGAACCGCCGCCTCGGTGGCGACGCGTCGCTCAACGCGCCGATCCGCGACGACGGCGAAGCCGGCGAATGGCAGGACTGGCTGGTCGACAACACGCCCAACCAGGAAGCCATGCTGGCCGAGCACGAGGAATATGATCACCGCCGTGACGCGCTGAACGGCGCCATGGGCGTGCTCAACCCGCGCGAACGCCGTATCTTCGAGGCCCGCCGCCTCGCCGATGAGCCGATGACGCTGGAAGACCTTGCCGCCGAGTTCGGCGTGTCGCGCGAGCGCGTCCGCCAGATCGAGGTCCGCGCCTTCGAGAAGGTGCAGGCGGCGGTCAAGGGCACCATCGCACAGGCGGAACAGGCTGCGCTGGAAGCCGCGCATTAA
- a CDS encoding N-acetylmuramoyl-L-alanine amidase has product MMMSRLFTALLAALCLIAPATAMDAELAKLARASGTPDIPGLKIIWLAPWGDVQNAHRWRNIIVHQTEGPAGSARGGAQEQAKNPTRRGVTVWVETDGTVYWAVAENLVPTHGDGANRNDNKYIDNRPTYRQVVRDNSIGVEFAGNYPDVTAGPTEAQVAAWKILVKVLRARYDIPLDHVYAHNWIDYKDSRYCEGCWLATLARVWGE; this is encoded by the coding sequence TTGATGATGTCTCGCCTGTTCACGGCTCTTCTCGCCGCGCTCTGCCTGATCGCCCCAGCCACCGCAATGGACGCCGAGCTCGCAAAGCTCGCGCGCGCCTCCGGCACGCCCGACATTCCCGGCCTCAAAATCATCTGGCTCGCGCCCTGGGGGGATGTCCAGAACGCCCATCGCTGGCGCAACATCATCGTGCACCAGACCGAAGGGCCGGCGGGCTCGGCGCGCGGCGGGGCGCAGGAGCAGGCGAAGAACCCGACCCGTCGCGGCGTCACGGTGTGGGTCGAGACCGACGGCACGGTCTATTGGGCGGTGGCGGAAAATCTGGTGCCGACCCATGGCGACGGCGCCAACCGCAACGACAACAAGTACATCGACAACAGACCGACCTATCGGCAGGTCGTGCGCGACAATTCGATCGGTGTCGAGTTCGCCGGCAACTATCCCGACGTCACGGCAGGTCCCACCGAGGCGCAGGTCGCCGCGTGGAAGATCCTCGTAAAGGTCCTGCGTGCGCGCTACGATATCCCGCTCGACCACGTCTATGCGCACAACTGGATTGACTACAAGGATTCGCGCTATTGCGAAGGCTGCTGGCTCGCGACGCTGGCGAGGGTTTGGGGAGAGTAA
- a CDS encoding GGDEF domain-containing protein, with amino-acid sequence MLNVPTLWTVFVVNFLALGLIWAYVTRSYPKFAAARFWMASAFVGAAGAMTALVRLFVASPLPLLLGAAGVIAASCLAAMGIQRFYDRPVSWRAMAATGGLSLAGVVFFMVGFEHMQLRMLSYTFGQALPLVLALRLLLVPPEGRVSPGARLSAIVILTIIAILAVRTLGNLLGHDFSARAGGQAHAVMVLGLLFLSMTLNFGFLLMAMDRLRNEVADLALLDDLTGVANRRHLLQRLSEECARSERSGEPFSLLVIDLDGFKAINDTHGHAAGDACLRHFTLMAQTRLRPGDMLARTGGDEFCVVLPSSSLREAATIARRVVEVCRQDAAACTAKDIPIAISIGVAEWDRGIGQFPDRLIAHADHALYAAKKNGKNDFAVYDPAPPLSPEPAGFGEAARKFA; translated from the coding sequence ATGCTGAACGTACCGACACTCTGGACGGTCTTCGTCGTCAACTTCCTGGCGCTTGGCCTGATCTGGGCCTATGTGACGCGCTCCTACCCGAAATTTGCCGCCGCGCGGTTCTGGATGGCCTCGGCGTTCGTCGGTGCCGCCGGCGCGATGACGGCGCTGGTCCGCCTGTTCGTCGCTTCTCCCCTGCCGCTTCTGCTTGGCGCTGCCGGCGTCATTGCCGCGAGCTGCCTCGCCGCCATGGGCATTCAGCGCTTCTATGACCGACCGGTCTCATGGCGCGCCATGGCCGCAACGGGCGGCTTAAGCCTCGCGGGCGTCGTGTTCTTCATGGTCGGCTTCGAGCACATGCAGCTGCGCATGCTCAGCTACACGTTCGGTCAGGCCCTGCCGCTGGTGCTGGCGCTGCGCCTGCTCCTGGTGCCGCCGGAAGGCCGCGTCAGCCCGGGTGCGCGGCTGTCCGCCATCGTCATCCTCACCATCATCGCGATCCTCGCGGTCCGAACGCTGGGCAATCTGCTCGGCCATGATTTCTCGGCGCGCGCCGGAGGTCAGGCTCATGCCGTCATGGTGCTGGGTCTGCTGTTCCTGTCGATGACGCTCAATTTCGGCTTCCTGCTGATGGCGATGGATCGGCTGCGCAACGAGGTCGCCGACCTCGCGCTGCTCGACGATCTCACCGGCGTCGCCAACCGGCGGCATCTGTTGCAGCGCCTGTCCGAGGAATGCGCCCGTTCGGAGCGCAGCGGCGAGCCGTTCTCGCTGCTGGTGATCGATCTCGACGGCTTCAAGGCCATCAACGATACCCATGGTCATGCCGCGGGCGATGCGTGCCTGCGGCACTTCACCCTGATGGCGCAGACGCGCCTCCGGCCCGGCGACATGCTGGCCCGCACCGGCGGCGACGAGTTCTGCGTCGTGCTGCCGTCCTCGTCCCTGCGCGAGGCTGCCACGATCGCCCGCCGCGTAGTCGAGGTCTGCCGCCAGGATGCCGCGGCCTGTACCGCCAAGGACATCCCGATCGCGATCTCGATCGGCGTCGCCGAATGGGACCGCGGCATCGGCCAGTTTCCGGACCGCCTCATCGCCCATGCCGACCACGCCCTCTATGCCGCCAAGAAAAACGGCAAGAACGACTTTGCCGTCTACGATCCGGCCCCGCCGCTCTCGCCCGAGCCGGCCGGCTTTGGTGAAGCCGCGCGCAAATTTGCCTGA
- a CDS encoding LysE family translocator yields MTLSFLLTSLIVVASPGTGVLYTLAAALTRGSRASIAAAFGCTLGIVPHMIAAMLGLAAVLHTSALAFAALKWGGVAYLLYMSWQALRERGALAVDGEIKERSSRHVIVTGFLINILNPKLSIFFLAFLPQFIAVDEAHVLARMLELSGAFMAMTFAVFVVYGLCAASVRERVISRPRVMAWLRRSFAAGFAALGAKLAFAER; encoded by the coding sequence ATGACCTTGTCCTTCCTGCTCACCTCGCTCATCGTCGTCGCCTCGCCCGGCACCGGCGTGCTCTACACGCTGGCTGCGGCGCTGACCCGCGGCTCGCGCGCGAGCATCGCTGCCGCCTTCGGCTGCACGCTCGGGATCGTGCCGCACATGATCGCGGCGATGCTCGGGCTTGCCGCGGTGCTGCACACCAGCGCGCTCGCCTTTGCCGCGCTGAAATGGGGCGGCGTCGCCTATCTGCTCTACATGTCCTGGCAGGCCCTGCGCGAGCGAGGTGCGCTGGCGGTCGACGGCGAGATCAAGGAGCGGTCGAGCCGCCACGTCATCGTCACCGGCTTCCTGATCAACATCCTCAATCCAAAACTGTCGATCTTCTTCCTCGCCTTCCTGCCGCAGTTCATCGCGGTGGACGAGGCCCATGTGCTGGCGCGGATGCTGGAATTGAGCGGCGCGTTCATGGCGATGACCTTTGCCGTGTTCGTCGTCTACGGCCTCTGCGCCGCCTCGGTGCGTGAGCGCGTCATCTCCCGCCCGCGTGTCATGGCCTGGCTGCGCCGGAGCTTTGCCGCGGGGTTCGCGGCACTCGGCGCCAAGCTGGCGTTCGCGGAAAGGTAG
- a CDS encoding response regulator, with product MGQAQPFRATALIVEDDVMQREMLSLLLEESGYHVIQCESAEAAERVLDNNASALCLMLTDVQLAGRMNGVELAHVAKDRNPKLDVVVTSGRPLAQPLPDGAKFWAKPWAPLDVLREAELAQLS from the coding sequence ATGGGTCAAGCACAACCGTTTCGCGCGACAGCGCTCATCGTTGAGGACGACGTCATGCAGCGGGAGATGCTCAGCCTTCTGCTCGAAGAAAGCGGCTACCACGTCATCCAGTGCGAAAGCGCCGAGGCTGCCGAGCGGGTGCTCGACAACAACGCCAGCGCGCTCTGTCTGATGCTGACGGACGTCCAGCTTGCCGGCCGCATGAACGGGGTCGAGCTCGCGCACGTCGCCAAGGACCGCAATCCAAAGCTCGACGTCGTCGTCACCTCCGGCCGCCCCCTGGCGCAGCCCTTGCCCGACGGCGCAAAATTCTGGGCCAAGCCATGGGCGCCGCTCGACGTGCTCCGCGAGGCCGAGCTCGCGCAGCTGTCCTGA
- a CDS encoding SDR family oxidoreductase produces the protein MTAIRGAAAITGAASGIGRALAIELGNRGCDLALADRDEAGLKTLAAEIGAGRKVSVHRVDVGEPGDIAEFARDAIAAHPGLGIVINNAGVALMGTFEEIDQAQMAWLFDINFWGVVHGTRAFLPHLKTRSEAHIVNLSSIFGIIAPPGQSAYAAAKFAVRGFSESVRHELAVAGSPVKLSVVHPGGVATAIARNSRTGAGVTDNARRAQSIERFENAAKTTPKDAALRIVRGIEKNEPRILIGNDARFMDLLQRFRPGTYWAPLQRKLEKMAKGK, from the coding sequence ATGACTGCGATTCGCGGCGCCGCCGCCATCACCGGAGCGGCGAGCGGCATCGGCCGCGCGCTGGCAATCGAGCTCGGCAACCGCGGCTGCGATCTTGCGCTCGCCGATCGCGACGAGGCCGGATTGAAGACGCTCGCCGCCGAGATCGGAGCCGGACGCAAGGTCAGCGTGCACCGCGTCGACGTCGGCGAGCCCGGCGACATCGCGGAGTTCGCCCGTGATGCGATCGCGGCGCATCCCGGCCTCGGCATCGTCATCAACAATGCCGGCGTGGCGCTGATGGGGACGTTCGAGGAGATCGACCAGGCGCAGATGGCGTGGCTGTTCGACATCAATTTCTGGGGCGTGGTGCACGGAACGCGCGCCTTCCTGCCGCATCTGAAGACGAGGAGCGAGGCGCACATCGTCAACCTCTCCTCGATCTTCGGCATCATCGCGCCGCCCGGACAGTCGGCCTATGCGGCGGCCAAATTCGCGGTGCGCGGCTTTTCCGAGAGCGTGCGCCACGAGCTTGCGGTCGCGGGCAGCCCCGTGAAACTGTCGGTGGTGCATCCCGGCGGCGTCGCCACCGCCATCGCGCGCAATTCGCGCACCGGGGCCGGCGTCACCGACAATGCGCGACGGGCGCAATCGATCGAGCGGTTCGAGAATGCGGCAAAGACCACGCCGAAGGACGCCGCGCTGCGCATCGTCAGGGGCATCGAGAAGAACGAGCCCCGCATCCTGATCGGCAACGACGCCCGCTTCATGGACCTCTTGCAGCGCTTCCGCCCCGGAACGTACTGGGCGCCGTTGCAGCGCAAGCTGGAGAAGATGGCGAAGGGGAAGTGA
- a CDS encoding lytic murein transglycosylase, which translates to MLRHALAAAVIICLAGGSAEAARCGGDFNSFVASMTAEAQGAGVSAGVTSAAFSGITQDGAVLAFDRRQRYTFNKSFEQYVSTRVGPGRINGGRALLQRHAALLSRIEQQFGVPRYILVAIWGLESDFGKGDIGKLPVIRTLATLAHDCRRTDLFQGELLAALKIVQRGDLPLRDLIGAYAGEIGQTQFLPSSYIKYGVDFDGDGHVDLRHSVPDVLASTANLLHTSGFKMGQPYGEGTANFEAMREWNRAVVYRKTIGYFADRLAGQ; encoded by the coding sequence ATGCTGAGACACGCCTTGGCCGCCGCCGTCATCATTTGTCTCGCCGGTGGTTCGGCCGAGGCCGCGCGCTGCGGCGGCGACTTCAACAGCTTTGTCGCCAGCATGACCGCGGAGGCGCAAGGCGCCGGCGTCTCGGCGGGCGTGACCAGCGCGGCCTTCAGCGGCATCACCCAGGACGGCGCGGTGCTCGCCTTCGACCGCCGCCAGCGCTACACCTTCAACAAGAGCTTTGAGCAGTATGTCTCGACCCGCGTGGGCCCGGGCCGCATCAATGGCGGCCGCGCGCTGCTCCAGCGTCACGCCGCGCTGTTGTCGCGCATCGAGCAGCAGTTCGGCGTGCCCCGCTATATCCTGGTCGCGATCTGGGGGCTGGAGAGCGATTTCGGCAAGGGCGACATCGGCAAGCTGCCGGTGATCCGCACGCTCGCCACGCTCGCGCATGATTGCCGCCGCACCGATCTGTTCCAGGGCGAGTTGCTCGCCGCGCTCAAGATCGTGCAGCGCGGCGACCTGCCGCTGCGCGACCTCATCGGCGCCTATGCCGGCGAGATCGGCCAGACCCAGTTCCTGCCGTCGTCCTACATCAAATACGGCGTCGACTTCGACGGCGACGGCCATGTCGACCTGCGTCACAGCGTGCCCGACGTGCTCGCCTCGACCGCGAACCTGCTCCACACCAGCGGCTTCAAGATGGGCCAGCCCTACGGCGAAGGCACCGCCAATTTCGAGGCGATGCGGGAGTGGAACAGGGCGGTGGTTTACCGGAAGACGATCGGGTATTTCGCGGATCGGCTGGCGGGGCAGTGA